AAGTTATTGAAAATCTCTATCTGCGCGCCGGATACCTCTTCGAAGATTTCGATTATACGGAGAATAGCGGTTTCGGCGCGAGTCCCTCCGTAAGCGGCTTCTCCGGCGGTTTGGGCTATATGTACGAAGCCATTTCGCTCGATTACGGCTTCCTCTATACCGATACCGGCGGCGACGGCGATTTTATGCACGTCTTCGGTTTGGTTTACGAATTTTAGTTTTTAAGAGAATCCGATCGGCTCAAGAATGGGGGCGCACCGTTTTGCGCCCCTTTTCCATATTGCCATTTCCAATTTCATTACCTCCCATCAAGGAAAACATAGAAGATGAAGGCTGTTATTCTCGCCGCTGGAAAAGGAACCCGTATGCGGCGCATTACGGATACTTTGCCCAAACCGTTAACGCCCGTCGGCGGCAAGAGACTTCTGGAATGGATCGTCTCCGCCATTCGCAAGGCGGACGTCCATGAGTTCGTTATCGTTACCGGGTATCTTGCGCAAACAATAGAAGAATACTTTGGAAACGGCGCGGCTTTCGGCGTCGATATTCAATACGTTCGCCAGGAAATCCAGAATGGCACCGCTGGGGCGTTGCGGCTCGCTCGCAACGCTGTTGGAGTAGAGCCGTTCCTGTTGACCTTCGGCGATATCCTCGCCTCGTTTCCCAATTATCCCCGCATGATCGAAGAATTTCGCAAGAACCGTCCCGATGGCCTGCTCGCCGTCAATCAGGTTGACGATCCCCATCTGGGAGCGGCGGTTTATTTCGAGGAACCGTCGATGAGAATCACGCAGATTGTGGAAAAGCCGCCCTACGGAACCTCCGCCTCGAACTGGAACCAGGCGGGGCTATTCATCTTCGATCCGTGCATTTTTTCTTGTATCGATAATCTTTCGCTCTCAACGCGGGGCGAATATGAATTGACGGAAGCAGTCGCCCAATCCATTGCGGCGAGAAAAGAGATGCGCGCTTTGAAATTGAGCGGCTATCGCTGCGAGATCGGCGCGCCGGAAGACCTTGAATGGATGGAAAACATGTTCCGGCAAAATCCTCATTTTCTTGAAAAATGAGCTTCTAGCAAAAATGATTAATTCCGTTTTTTTTCATTCTCCCCCCAAGTTTGGGGGGAGTTAGAGGGGGGTTGATTTTGTTAGACTTAAAACAACCCCCTCCTAACCTCCCCCATGCTTGGGGGAGGAATAAAAGAATTTTGCATGAGATTTAAATAATATGACAATTTCTTCCAACACGAATCGCTTCACTGTTTACGCTCCCGGTCGCGTCAATCTTCTCGGAGAACATACCGACTACAATGGTTTGCCCGTTTTACCGATGGCTATCGATCGCCGCATCCGCGTTTATGGCGCACCCCGTATGGACGCTATGGTCGCCGCCTCGCGGGAAGATATACCGCAAGAGAGCGTAGAATTCGCGCTTCGCAGCCCCATCCCCAAGCATCCGCAAGGGCATTGGATCAATTACGTCAAGGCGGGAATGCAGGGCGTTCTCGATTCGCTTACTCAGTCGGAAACGCAGGAAATTCGCGGCTGCGACTTGATGGTGAGCGGAACCATTCCCCAAGGCGTGGGATTGTCTTCCTCCTCGGCGCTGGTAGTCGCCTCGGCGCTGGCGCTTCTAAAAGCCAATCGGATCGATAGGCCGCCGATCGCCCTGGCGGAGCAGATGGCCGAAGCGGAGCATTATACGGGAACTCGCGGAGGCGGGATGGATCAAGCGGCCTGTTTGTTAAGCCGGGCGGGGCATCTATTGAAGATCGATTTTTTCCCGTTGCGCGCCGCTCCCGTTTCCTTGCCCGACGGCGTTACGGTAGTGATCTGCGACAGCCTCATCCGCGCCAAAAAAAGCGAAACGGCGTTGAAGGCGTATAATCTCCGCGCCTTGGAATGCCGCTTTGCGGTTCTGTTGCTGCGCCGGTTTTTGCATCGAAAAGGCGATCCCGCCGATTTTCAACGGCTCGGCGACTTGTTGCTGCCGCCTTGGAATCTTGGCTATCCCGAATTGGCGCGCTTGGCGGAAGAAGCGCTAAAGGATAGCTACGGCTACTCCGAATTATGCTCCGCTTTGGGCGATGAGGAGGCGATTCGCTCGCTTTTGCTGGATTATTCCTTTGATGATGACGGAGAGAACTTGAGTTTCGCTTGCGGCAAGCGTTTCCGTCATGTCATTCGGGACGCGCAACGGGTGGAATTGGGAAAGCGGTTGCTGCAAGAGAGAAACGTTCGGGGATTCGGACGCTTGATGAACGAGGGGCATGACAGCGCCCGCAACGATTTTGAAATCTCCCGCCCGGAATTGGATAGGCTCACGGAAGCGGCGCGGGAACAGGGCGCCTTGGGTTCCCGTCTGACGGGAGCAGGCTTCGGCGGATGCACCGTGAACCTGGTCTACAGCGACGAAGCCGAGCGCTTCCGGCAAGCCATGTATGAATCCTGTTACGCCATGACGCAGCCCAAGCCGCCCATAGAAGAAACCGTCCTGAATACCGATCCCGCCGATGGAGCGCAGGTTGTCAATGAATCTTCTATTTGTTAACAACCATTCGATTGAGCCTCTTGCAAAACTCTATTATTCCTCCCCCAAGCTTGGGGAAGGTCAGGAGGGGGTTGAGATAAGTCTAAGAAAATCAACCCCCCTCTAACTCCCCCCAAGTTTGGGGGGAGAATTTAAAAGCGGATTTTATAAATTTTGCAAGAGCCTCGATTTAGTTGAATTTATTTGGATAAATACTTCTCCGCTAAACCAATTTACTCCCGTCTGGACAAAGGAGCGAAGATTGGAGTACATTGGTTGTTCGATTTATTATGATTTTTTTTGATAAAGGAGAAATTAAAATGAAAAAGACCGTTCTCATCCTCTGCCTCGTCAGCCTCGCCGCCTTGGCCGGATTCGTGGCGGAAAAGCAAGCCGCCAAGATGGAATTCGACTCCAACACAATCCAAATCGGCATGATCGTCTCCGATCTGCCCGCCTCATTGACATTCTATAAGGAAATATTGGGCTTCATGCAAGAAGCCGACCGGCCTTCTTTTGACGTAAACGCCGATTTCGGCAAAAAGTCGGGACTGACGGATTCGCTCCCCATTCACGTCGAAGTGCTGAAATTGGGAGCGGGTTCCGAATCGACGCAGCTGAAACTGATGACCTTCGGCGAGAAGGCTAAAAAGCAGGAAAACGATTACATCTCCACCCACACCGGCGTTCAGTACCTCACCATTCGGGTGAAGAATCTCACGCCTTTCGTGGAAAGCATTAAAAAACATAACGTAAAATTCGCCGGTGAAACCCCCATTCCCCTCGGCGACAATCATTTCGTCCTAGTGAAAGACCCCGATGGAACCTTCGTCGAATTGATCGGGCCGATGAAATAAGCGATAGCGGATAAAAAACGATTAAGGGGGGACCCACCGCGTCCCCCCTCGTTTTTAGATAAACGAATATAAATAAAGCAGGGCGGGTTTAAAGGTAAGCGTTACACGTCCTATTTTTAAAACATCTCAAACTTAGAGCGTTTGCTGGATTACATAGATAGGTAGAGCATTTCAAAGCCAATCACATTCTAACGCCATATTAACGCGCTATCATTGTCTGAATCTGGATATCCTGGATGAAAGGATGAACAGGATTCTTTTATCCTGAAAATCCTGAAAATTCTGGCCATCCAAATTCTGACATACAACCAGAAAATCGCGTCTACTCAATCCTGAAACGCTCTAAAAACAGTAAAGTATTGAAGAACAAAACCGCCGCGTCCAGATAGTCTATCCAAGCGCGGCGGCGTTTTGTACGAAGAGGTTCTAATAAAACTTACAGTCCCAAAGCCTGTTTCAGCAGCGTTTGCTTATCGGCGGACAAGCTGCCCAATTCGCCAGCAATAGCTTTGATTACGCTGGCGATTTGCAGTTCCTGCGCGGCGCGGGCGGCGGCGGCGGTGAGGATGTAATCGTCGCCGCGGATGGCTTCCAATAGCAGGGGCAAGCTCTCTTCCCGGCGCAATAACACAGCGCCGCGCAGCGCTCCGGCGCGCACTTGGTGCGGCTCTTTGACGGCGCGCAGGCGGTCGTAGATGGCCAGAGCTTCTTTGCACAGGCCTTGCGCCGTGAGCGCTTCCGCGCAGCGGAACAAGCCTTCGCAAAACGCGAGTTGATTGGCCTTGGGCGTTTTGTCCAAGGCGGCGATAATCGCCTCGCCGCTATCGACGGTTCCGATTTTGCCTAAAGCGCGGGCGGCGGCTTGGGCGACGACGGCATCGTCGTTCGCCAGCAATTGAGTCAGAGCGGCGATGGCTTTCGTATCGCGGCGCACGCCGATGCTGCCGATGACGCCCACTAGCGGCAAACCTTTTAGTTTGCCCAGCGCATCGCGGAAAGCGTCGTCGACGGACGGATCGGGTATCGTTTCCATGGCATAGCGCGCCATATGCGATTGATCTGCGTCGCCAAGCATGGCGGCCAGCGGCGCAACATCCTCTTTCGTCGCGACGCGGGCCAGTTCCCGGCAAGCGTTAGCGACGGATTTTCGCGATCCCGAAGCGGCGGCCAGCAGATTTTTCTTCTCCACGGCGGCGGTGATGACGGTATTGGCTATATTCAACATAATCGATTCTCCTTCATTTGTTGGCTTTAAAATATCCACGGTTCCCGCATGGCGCGCGAACGCAGCCGGTTGGCTTCGTCGTCGTTTATGAATTCTTCCTTGACCGGATCGTATTTCATGGTTCGCTTCAGCCACATGCAGATATTGGCGGCGTGGACTGTTGTCATAGATCGATGCATCACTTCCGGATTCGCGACGGTCTGGCGGCGCGATTTAATGCAATCCAGCAAATTACGCCAATGGTTCATCGGGCGCATCGTCCGTTCCATATAATCCTTGACGATTTTATCGAAATCGGCCAGCAAGGCGGGCGATGAGACATCCGGTTGTTTGTAGCCGTCTCCCGTCGTCGCCCAGCCTTCGTCGCCTTCGTAGCGCACGGCGCAGGAGCCGTGGAAATATTTGTTATCCATATCGCGATGCAGGATCATCTCGATGCCGTTGGCGAATTTCGTCACCATGCCGTCGCCGGTGGGGTTGTCTACATAACTGTATTCGATGGCGGAGGTGTTCGCCGCGCCCATAGCCACTTGGCATTGAGCGAAGGTATGCGCGCCCCATTCGCCGATGCAGCTGGTATGGAAATCGTAGTAGCCGCGCCAGCCGCCGCTGCAATAATTTGGGTGGTAAGGCCGCCAGGGGCAAGGTCCCAGCCATGCGTCCCAGTCCACCTCTTCCTTTGGAGGTTGGGGGACGCCTTCCCGCCAATCGAAACTCATTTCCGCCGCGTCCCAAGGGGCGATGTGCGCGCGTACGGTGTGAATCTTGCCTAGCCGTCCCAGGCGCAGCAATTCGTTAATGAAAGTGAATTGGTCTTCGCTGAGCCGTTGGGTGCCCGTTTGATAGACGCGCCCGTAACGTTTGGCGGTTTCCACCACCGCCTGGCCTTCCGCGATCGTCATGCTCGACGGCTTTTCCGAGTAGACGTCTTTGCCTGCCCGCATCGCCATGACGGAGGCCAATGCGTGCCAGCGGTCGCCCGTCGTAATCAAAACGGCGTCGATATCCGTCCGTTCGGCCAGAAATACGCGAATGTCGCTGTAGGAAGCGCAATCGCTGTTGTCGTAGCGGCTGTCGACGATCTGTTTGATTTTTTCGCGCCGCGCTTTTTGCGGATCGCAAAGCGCAACGCATTGAACGTCCTTTTCTTGCATCAACATGCGCAAGTCGAATTCTCCCCGGCCGCCGATGCCGATGCCGCCCAACACAATGCGCTCGCTAGGCGGGACTGCGCCATCCTTGCCCAGGACGGACGCGGGAATGACGGTGGGCGCCATCAAGATCGCCCCGGCTTGCGCGGTGGTTTTAAAAAACTGGCGCCGGTTCGGTTTCGTTGAGGGCGAATGCTTCATAGTTTTCTTCGATTCGATCATTGTGCTGCCTCCATAAAATAATGGCTTTCGGGCGCATATACGTAAAACCGAAATATCTCCCGTAGAAATGAAAAAGTTCTCCCATTTCATTGAGATTTAGATGATTCTCTCATAAACGATTGCTCTTCGTCAACCATGAATAGCCATCAAACGCCATGAATGACAATATTTATTCATGCGATTTAATCATGAATAATTTATTATTGGCAGCAGAAGCGTATGGCAACTCGCCCTAGTCTTGAGAATCGCGCCTTTCCCCTAGGCTGGCGAATGGAATAACGCTAATAGTCCTTTATGCTTTTTCGAAATAGGACTTTACGCGAAGGAGAATCCTCTTTTTTCATGAAGAACCCTAACTTCGCTTCTCCCGCCGATTATATCCAGGAAGCCTCCCGATTAGCCGCGTTGGATGCGTCTGCCGCTGGTTGCCTCCTGGAGCAGGCGGTCGAACGCTTCCCGCAATCCGCCGATCTTCTCGCCCATTTAGGATTTTATTATTACAAAACCGGACGTTATAGCCGCGCTATCGGCGCATTCCAACGCTTCTCCGCATTGGCTCTTCCCGACGCCGGAATTTGCGCCCTAATGGCGGAAATGGCGCAAGCCCGCCGCGATTCCGAAACAGCGCTCCTTTGGCTGCAACGCCAAAAGGACATGGAAGGTTTCTCGCCAACGCTTTCCCGGATAATCTCTCGCGTCCGGAGGCGTATTATTCTACAAAAAAACATCCGTCCGCTTTGGGGATTTCTTTTGCACCCATTGATTCTCTTGTATAAATGGATTCTGACTTGGTTGAATTGGCTGGGGCTTTGGTTTTGGGATGAGATGAATAAGAAGGAAGGACAGCCTTTTCAATTAAGCCGCTTTATCCGTTTCCTCATGCGCTTCGATCCATTGTTTTGGCGGGAAAGTTACGCCTATCATAAAACTCGAGAGGCAATTCTCGCCTCCAACACCCTCGCTTTCGGCGCTCCCCGCCGACTTCTCGACATTGGAACGGGCAAAAATCTTCTCCCCCTCTATTGGGCATCTCAAGGCTGCGATGTTACGATCATGGACGGCTCTTTTTACGGTTTCTCTCTTCTGCGCCATAGCCGTAATTTCATGAACAGGCGAGCCTTTTCTTACTCCGCCGAATTCGCAATGGGAGACGCTCGCCGCCTTCCCTTCGCCGACAACGTCTTCGACGGCGTTTCCGCTCTCTGCGTCATCGAGCATATCCCCGCCGACGGCGACGCCGAATGTATGCGCGAGATATTCCGCGTTCTCCGTCCTGGAGGACGCGCCATTGTCACGGTGGAAACATCCGCCGCCTTCAGCGAACAATGGATGGAAGTACCATACGAAATCGGCTACCAGGCGCAGGGCGCGTCGCCAACCAAGACGGATTGGGAAGAGGTCTTCTGCCGCAACTATTCCCCCGCCGAAATGATGAACCGTCTTGCCGCCGCCGCTCCCTGGCGCGTTGTGGAAATTGCATATTATGACGATGGCGTATTCCCCATCCGCCGATGGCTCGATCCTTTCCGCAGTTCCTGGCGCGCCGCGTTCCTGCGGCCTTTGCAGCCGCTCCTATCTGCGACGTTTTACCGCAACAAATCCAACGAAAACCTTACTCCCTCCAGTATCGGTTGTCTTATCCTCGAAAAACCGCTTTAGAAAGCGAAGCACGAGGTATAAAAAGACTTGCTTTCGAAATAATTGCCAACTATAGTTGGCAATTGTTGTGGCAATTGTTATAATGATAGGGGTGAATGCAAAAGTGCCTGGAGTCATGCAACCTAAAAGAGTAATTTTTTACAAAGAAGAAAACGGAAAAGTTCCTGTTAAAGATTGGCTGTATAGCATTAAAGATACTAAATCCAGACGGCGCATATTTTGCCGGTTGCATCGCGTAGAGCAAGGGAATTATGGAGATTGCAAAGGGCTGGCGGGATGCGAAGGTTTATTGGAACTCCGCTTTGATATTGGGCCGGGATATCGCATATATTTTGCAGAAGATGGGAGTACAGTCGTAGTTCTTCTCGTCGGCGGCGGCAAGAAAACGCAGAAAAAAGATATAATCCGCGCCGCCGAGTATTGGAACGATTACCTGGAGAACAAAAGACATGAAGCAATACCCAACGCTTGACGAAATCGAAACGCAATACTTTCTGGATCATCCGGAAGAGATTGAGCCATACTTGTCGGAGATATTCGACGAGTACGCCTTAGATGAGAATTCAGCCGCTTTATTGGCTTCCTTGCGCGTTATTGCCCGAGTTAAAGGCATCTCCACCCTATCTGACGAAATTGGAATGAGCAGGCAGGGCTTGCAAAAAGCGCTGTCTGAAAAAGGCAATCCCCGCCTTGATAATATCAATTCCATCATGCGCGCTTTAGGCTATCGTCTTGCCCCGCGAAAACTGGAAGCGACAGGCGTGTAATAATCATTGGAGCCAAACATTTGGCATTGAATGCGCCGTTTTAGAAAAACGTATTCTCGTATTTTCCGAACGAGACGTTGTAATCGCGGTCCGATTGCCCTGTCAGTTTATAGGACACCCAAATGTCCCCGTTGGAGACGAGACCGTTGGACGAGATATAGGGGATCGATCCTCCTTGAGAGATCAACCATGCTACATCGCTATAATCCCCGTCCGTCCCAGCGGCGATGACGCACCAATACGCCCCCAAACTGCCGTTCGGGCAATGGCTGGTGCCAAAGGTGTAAAAAATCCCCTTGGCGAAGGGATCGGTTGGAATCGAGGTGATATAGGATACCGGCGTCGTTAATTGGGCGTAGATGCGCCCGTCGTTGTTGGGATCGTAGCAAGACAATCCAATTTGACTGCATAACTTGCCCCAGCGGGAAGGTCCCCACGGCGTCAAGACGCAGTCTTGCGCTCTGCCGGTTCCTTGAGCGCCTTCGTCGTTTCCATCAACCATCCACAAGTTGACATCCAGTTTTCTCACCATATTTTGGTTATAGAGCATCTTGACGTCGGAGTAGGAGCGAGCCAGTTTCGCCCGTATTTGGGCGTTCAAGAAATTGGGAACGGCGATCGCGGCCAGAATACCGATAATCGCCACAACGATGAGCAATTCGATCAAAGTAAATCCGCACGTTCTCTTCATCTTTAACGCCTTTCAAAAAAAAGAATTTTTCCCTTATCATTATATATCTTAGATCGTCATGAAAGCAGGTTAATAACAAATATAGTATAACCATTCACACCAAGAAATCATGATTTTCCTGGAAGAACTAGGGTGTTGTCAATGCGAGTTAAATCCTCATAGGATTGATGGATTCGTTAATTATCGTCGAATGATAAATAAAAAAAACGGGGGACGAATTTACTGTCCCCCGTCGATCGGTTGGATTTCTAGTATTAAGAGAACATCTTAGATCATGGCTTCAATTCAGCATCCAGTTCTCAACGCTAGTTCCAGCGGCGAAGCGCAAGATTCCCCGGGGATAGGTTCTAAAACCGCCGCCCACGACGTTATTCCACGTAACCAAACTCGCACCGTGCCCCGCCGTATAGCCGTCAGTGTAGCCGGTGATATTGATAAGCCATTCGTCACCCGGCTTTACCCAATGGCCGTCGGCGTCTTTTTCTAAGACGCAGTTGATCGCCGCCGGAGCGATGGCGGTAATATCGCCGGCGCCCATAAGGCTGGTCAGATTCAATTGGCTGAAGGGAACAGCGATTTCCAGGACAGGAGTCGCGACGACTTGTCCTTCTTTCGCCCCGGCGATTTCATGGGGCAGCGCAGCCAATTTCATCGGTTTTGCGCCCAAGCTTTGCGCATACGCCGCATCGAAGAT
The nucleotide sequence above comes from Candidatus Omnitrophota bacterium. Encoded proteins:
- a CDS encoding HEAT repeat domain-containing protein produces the protein MLNIANTVITAAVEKKNLLAAASGSRKSVANACRELARVATKEDVAPLAAMLGDADQSHMARYAMETIPDPSVDDAFRDALGKLKGLPLVGVIGSIGVRRDTKAIAALTQLLANDDAVVAQAAARALGKIGTVDSGEAIIAALDKTPKANQLAFCEGLFRCAEALTAQGLCKEALAIYDRLRAVKEPHQVRAGALRGAVLLRREESLPLLLEAIRGDDYILTAAAARAAQELQIASVIKAIAGELGSLSADKQTLLKQALGL
- the galK gene encoding galactokinase → MTISSNTNRFTVYAPGRVNLLGEHTDYNGLPVLPMAIDRRIRVYGAPRMDAMVAASREDIPQESVEFALRSPIPKHPQGHWINYVKAGMQGVLDSLTQSETQEIRGCDLMVSGTIPQGVGLSSSSALVVASALALLKANRIDRPPIALAEQMAEAEHYTGTRGGGMDQAACLLSRAGHLLKIDFFPLRAAPVSLPDGVTVVICDSLIRAKKSETALKAYNLRALECRFAVLLLRRFLHRKGDPADFQRLGDLLLPPWNLGYPELARLAEEALKDSYGYSELCSALGDEEAIRSLLLDYSFDDDGENLSFACGKRFRHVIRDAQRVELGKRLLQERNVRGFGRLMNEGHDSARNDFEISRPELDRLTEAAREQGALGSRLTGAGFGGCTVNLVYSDEAERFRQAMYESCYAMTQPKPPIEETVLNTDPADGAQVVNESSIC
- a CDS encoding prepilin-type N-terminal cleavage/methylation domain-containing protein — its product is MKRTCGFTLIELLIVVAIIGILAAIAVPNFLNAQIRAKLARSYSDVKMLYNQNMVRKLDVNLWMVDGNDEGAQGTGRAQDCVLTPWGPSRWGKLCSQIGLSCYDPNNDGRIYAQLTTPVSYITSIPTDPFAKGIFYTFGTSHCPNGSLGAYWCVIAAGTDGDYSDVAWLISQGGSIPYISSNGLVSNGDIWVSYKLTGQSDRDYNVSFGKYENTFF
- a CDS encoding Gfo/Idh/MocA family oxidoreductase, with amino-acid sequence MIESKKTMKHSPSTKPNRRQFFKTTAQAGAILMAPTVIPASVLGKDGAVPPSERIVLGGIGIGGRGEFDLRMLMQEKDVQCVALCDPQKARREKIKQIVDSRYDNSDCASYSDIRVFLAERTDIDAVLITTGDRWHALASVMAMRAGKDVYSEKPSSMTIAEGQAVVETAKRYGRVYQTGTQRLSEDQFTFINELLRLGRLGKIHTVRAHIAPWDAAEMSFDWREGVPQPPKEEVDWDAWLGPCPWRPYHPNYCSGGWRGYYDFHTSCIGEWGAHTFAQCQVAMGAANTSAIEYSYVDNPTGDGMVTKFANGIEMILHRDMDNKYFHGSCAVRYEGDEGWATTGDGYKQPDVSSPALLADFDKIVKDYMERTMRPMNHWRNLLDCIKSRRQTVANPEVMHRSMTTVHAANICMWLKRTMKYDPVKEEFINDDEANRLRSRAMREPWIF
- a CDS encoding nucleotidyltransferase family protein; the encoded protein is MKAVILAAGKGTRMRRITDTLPKPLTPVGGKRLLEWIVSAIRKADVHEFVIVTGYLAQTIEEYFGNGAAFGVDIQYVRQEIQNGTAGALRLARNAVGVEPFLLTFGDILASFPNYPRMIEEFRKNRPDGLLAVNQVDDPHLGAAVYFEEPSMRITQIVEKPPYGTSASNWNQAGLFIFDPCIFSCIDNLSLSTRGEYELTEAVAQSIAARKEMRALKLSGYRCEIGAPEDLEWMENMFRQNPHFLEK
- a CDS encoding addiction module antidote protein, whose product is MKQYPTLDEIETQYFLDHPEEIEPYLSEIFDEYALDENSAALLASLRVIARVKGISTLSDEIGMSRQGLQKALSEKGNPRLDNINSIMRALGYRLAPRKLEATGV
- a CDS encoding type II toxin-antitoxin system RelE/ParE family toxin, with product MQPKRVIFYKEENGKVPVKDWLYSIKDTKSRRRIFCRLHRVEQGNYGDCKGLAGCEGLLELRFDIGPGYRIYFAEDGSTVVVLLVGGGKKTQKKDIIRAAEYWNDYLENKRHEAIPNA
- a CDS encoding VOC family protein — translated: MKKTVLILCLVSLAALAGFVAEKQAAKMEFDSNTIQIGMIVSDLPASLTFYKEILGFMQEADRPSFDVNADFGKKSGLTDSLPIHVEVLKLGAGSESTQLKLMTFGEKAKKQENDYISTHTGVQYLTIRVKNLTPFVESIKKHNVKFAGETPIPLGDNHFVLVKDPDGTFVELIGPMK
- a CDS encoding methyltransferase domain-containing protein — encoded protein: MKNPNFASPADYIQEASRLAALDASAAGCLLEQAVERFPQSADLLAHLGFYYYKTGRYSRAIGAFQRFSALALPDAGICALMAEMAQARRDSETALLWLQRQKDMEGFSPTLSRIISRVRRRIILQKNIRPLWGFLLHPLILLYKWILTWLNWLGLWFWDEMNKKEGQPFQLSRFIRFLMRFDPLFWRESYAYHKTREAILASNTLAFGAPRRLLDIGTGKNLLPLYWASQGCDVTIMDGSFYGFSLLRHSRNFMNRRAFSYSAEFAMGDARRLPFADNVFDGVSALCVIEHIPADGDAECMREIFRVLRPGGRAIVTVETSAAFSEQWMEVPYEIGYQAQGASPTKTDWEEVFCRNYSPAEMMNRLAAAAPWRVVEIAYYDDGVFPIRRWLDPFRSSWRAAFLRPLQPLLSATFYRNKSNENLTPSSIGCLILEKPL